A stretch of DNA from Actinomycetes bacterium:
TGACCCACTACCCCATCATAAGATATGGATTTTAATTCATCCATATAATCCATGGGCAGTATGGAATTGGCCTCCTTCATGGCTGCTATAACTATATTTACCGCGTCATAGGCATAAGGAGCATATTTTCCCGGCTCAGTTGCCAGTTCATTATCCATAGTTTCTGCATAATCAGTGTATTTATACCAGAAGTCTATGGCTTTTTTATCTTCAGTAAACCTGGCAATAGAAGGAGGTTCCGAAACTATAGCTGTTAGCCCTTCCAGGACCTCGGGGGCTGCAAGAACGCTTATCTGGTCATCCATGGCCAGCTCATCGGTAACAAAGCTGGAATCAATTCCTGCCTCTCTGGCTTTAGTAATCAGACTGGCCAGCTGGTCATACTCGGTACAGGCAAAAATATAATCCGGTTTATCCAGGAGAAGATTTTCAGCTATAATTTCATATCCTTCAGTTGAAAAATCTATGGAGTACCTCCTGGTTATGTCTATTCCCTGCTCTCTTAACAGCTGGGCCAGGTAATCCACCAGATTGGCTGAATACTCACTGCGGTTATCTATCAAGATTAATTTCTCTGGTTTTAACTGATTAATAAACACATTGGCAATATTTTCTACCTTCTGCTGATTGCTGATCACCATCCTGAAAAAATTATCTCCCAGTCCGGACAGGTCATCACCCTGGGCATAAGCAGTTATTAAAGGTATGCTGTATTCCTGATAAACAGGTATAGAGACTTTAGTAGTTCCATTAAAGGTTGAACCAATAACCGCTGATATATCCTGTTCTGCCATTTCCTGCGCTACCAGAAATGCTTTTTCAGGATCGCCCTGGTCATCTTTGCTTACCAGGTCTATCTTATAGGTAAAACCACCTATCTCTACCGGAGACAACTCTGATACAGCTATACTTGCGCTTACTGTCTGGTCAAAACCCAGTACCTGGTAATCTCCGGACAGGGCAGCCTGGTTTCCTATCTTTATAACCCTCTCCCTGGTTTCACAGCCGGAAAAATTAATTAACAAGCTAAATATAAGCAAGATCAGCACTGCCATGAAAAGAAGTCTATGGTATTTCCTTGTATTCATAATTTAACTAACGCCATTTTTAGATGAATTATAACAGAAAATATAGAAATGATAATTATTTTTACCATAAAGTATGATAAAATTTAGAAAATATCAATAATTTCAAACTTTTTTCTTTAATGAATTTATCAGAATGGTTAGAAAATGAAGATCTGAAACAGACAGTAAAAAGCTTGGAGCAATTAGTACCCCGGCCCCTACATACCGCAGTTATTTTTGGCTCTTTTTTGGCCAGAAGTATTGATTTTTTAAGCCTTGACCACAGATCGGAAATAAAAATGAAGAGCCTGCCCCATTACCCTCTCCCCTCGGTAGCCGGACAGGAAAAATCATTGATTAGCGGCACAATAAAAAATAAATTAGTGCTGTTATTTAGCGGAAGGATACATTACTATGAAGGATACAGGCTTCTGGAAACAGTATTACCGGTAATAATCAGCAAGAAACTGGGAGCAAAACAGATAATTATAACTAATTCTGCCGGTGGTCTTAATCCTGAATTTACCATAGACGACATTATGTTAATAGAAAACCATTTAAACCTGATGGGAGATAATCCTTTATTTGGGTACAGTTATGACCGCAGGCATGATTATTTTATTAATTTAGCCCAACCTTACAGCCAGTCTTTGCTGTCTGCAGCAGACCTTGCGGCCCGGCAGATAGGTTTGCGCCCAAAACATGGTGTCTATGCCGGAGTCAGGGGCCCAGTTCTGGAAACAGCTGCCGAGGCAAACATGCTTAGAATAATAGGGGCTGATGCTGTGGGGATGTCTACTGTAGCCGAGACCATTATGGCTAATTATTTGAACTTAGATGTTCTGGGAATTTCCCATATTCGAAACCTGGTTTCCGGCCAGGAAACCAGTTTCAGCCATTTAGAAGGAAATAAAAAAGAAACAAAAGTGGGGAAAATGTTGTCTAACTTAATTGAAAAGGTAATTGAGGATTCTTGATATGGACTTAAGGCTTTTAAACCAATATAAAGGAGCATACATATGAATGGTACTGCTATAGTAACTGATAGCACTGCTGATATACCAGGCGAACTTCTTGAAAAATACAATATACATTTAGTACCGTTATCGGTTATTTTCGGTAATCAGAGCTTCAGGGAGGACGGCAAGGAGATAACCGCTGCCCAGTTTTACCAGA
This window harbors:
- a CDS encoding branched-chain amino acid ABC transporter substrate-binding protein — translated: MNTRKYHRLLFMAVLILLIFSLLINFSGCETRERVIKIGNQAALSGDYQVLGFDQTVSASIAVSELSPVEIGGFTYKIDLVSKDDQGDPEKAFLVAQEMAEQDISAVIGSTFNGTTKVSIPVYQEYSIPLITAYAQGDDLSGLGDNFFRMVISNQQKVENIANVFINQLKPEKLILIDNRSEYSANLVDYLAQLLREQGIDITRRYSIDFSTEGYEIIAENLLLDKPDYIFACTEYDQLASLITKAREAGIDSSFVTDELAMDDQISVLAAPEVLEGLTAIVSEPPSIARFTEDKKAIDFWYKYTDYAETMDNELATEPGKYAPYAYDAVNIVIAAMKEANSILPMDYMDELKSISYDGVVGHIEFGDNGNRLDPASTLFKYTNETWVRY
- a CDS encoding purine-nucleoside phosphorylase; the protein is MNLSEWLENEDLKQTVKSLEQLVPRPLHTAVIFGSFLARSIDFLSLDHRSEIKMKSLPHYPLPSVAGQEKSLISGTIKNKLVLLFSGRIHYYEGYRLLETVLPVIISKKLGAKQIIITNSAGGLNPEFTIDDIMLIENHLNLMGDNPLFGYSYDRRHDYFINLAQPYSQSLLSAADLAARQIGLRPKHGVYAGVRGPVLETAAEANMLRIIGADAVGMSTVAETIMANYLNLDVLGISHIRNLVSGQETSFSHLEGNKKETKVGKMLSNLIEKVIEDS